Proteins found in one Thermaerobacter subterraneus DSM 13965 genomic segment:
- a CDS encoding type IV pilus modification PilV family protein, which yields MGEPRRRLERGFLMVEVAVAIAIAGVIATGVVALLIWAATVETRTSAASDYVAASHLGADTLARLIRQAGGAGQAAIGGGNGSSLVLCGVRETTRTWRGRVQVDGAGRLVVVPLAAPAPPDCQGSDLPGARVLVSQVRIATVQFQYHTAQGAAPASGCNGNGLPPCAEVVAVEFTLTPAPPTGPHQGVLRIVPHPVSRLVTLRN from the coding sequence GTGGGCGAACCGAGACGGCGTCTCGAGCGCGGTTTTCTCATGGTCGAAGTGGCTGTCGCCATCGCCATCGCCGGTGTGATCGCCACCGGCGTCGTCGCCTTGCTCATCTGGGCGGCTACAGTGGAAACCCGTACCAGCGCCGCCTCGGATTACGTGGCGGCTTCCCATCTGGGAGCCGACACCCTGGCCCGCCTGATACGCCAGGCCGGTGGGGCGGGACAGGCTGCCATTGGCGGAGGCAACGGAAGTTCGCTGGTCCTGTGCGGGGTTCGGGAAACCACCCGCACGTGGCGGGGCCGGGTTCAGGTGGACGGGGCCGGGAGGCTGGTCGTCGTCCCGCTGGCGGCACCGGCGCCGCCGGATTGCCAGGGATCGGACCTCCCAGGCGCCCGGGTGCTGGTTTCCCAGGTGCGGATTGCCACCGTGCAATTTCAGTATCACACTGCCCAGGGAGCGGCACCTGCGTCCGGATGCAATGGAAACGGCCTGCCGCCGTGCGCCGAAGTGGTGGCCGTAGAGTTCACCCTGACCCCGGCGCCGCCCACGGGGCCGCACCAGGGTGTTCTGCGGATCGTGCCGCACCCGGTGTCGCGCCTGGTCACGCTCCGCAACTGA
- a CDS encoding prepilin-type N-terminal cleavage/methylation domain-containing protein: MFRRWRGWHTSPPPGFQASQRGMALIEVLVALLLLTVVATAFLAAMAGFRQGSVRSDLLQGAVTCASYVVERVRGGLTPIPDQPVDGNCDAVGWPNLSYRLVAMPGGGGEGSADPNSTWRAISVTVFPSSKHGIASAAIYELTTSASVTLH; the protein is encoded by the coding sequence GTGTTTCGTCGATGGCGCGGCTGGCACACGAGTCCGCCCCCCGGATTTCAGGCTTCCCAGCGGGGCATGGCCTTGATCGAGGTCCTGGTCGCCCTGCTTCTCCTCACGGTTGTCGCCACGGCCTTTTTGGCGGCGATGGCGGGATTTCGCCAGGGGTCGGTCCGGTCCGACCTGCTCCAAGGAGCGGTAACCTGCGCCTCCTACGTGGTGGAACGGGTACGCGGCGGGCTCACCCCGATTCCAGACCAGCCGGTGGACGGGAATTGTGACGCCGTAGGATGGCCCAACCTCAGTTACCGCCTCGTGGCAATGCCGGGCGGTGGCGGTGAAGGGTCGGCCGACCCCAACAGCACGTGGCGGGCCATCTCGGTTACCGTTTTCCCGTCGAGCAAGCACGGCATTGCAAGTGCGGCGATCTACGAACTGACCACGTCGGCCTCCGTCACTCTGCATTGA
- a CDS encoding type IV pilus twitching motility protein PilT, whose protein sequence is MDAPELALWLRTAAEYGASDLHLTVESPPVVRVNGELTDLQGPRLRPEEIEALVRPILDEGLRQRLERDGQVDFAYSLPGVGRFRANVYRQRGSLAAAFRLIPMTVPDLDELGLPPAVAGLCELSQGLVLVTGPTGSGKSTTLAAMVDRINRTRRVHIVTLEDPIEYLHRHRLSLVNQREVGLDVPTFATGLRAALREDPDVIMVGEMRDLETIATALTAAETGHLVLATLHTPNAPQAVDRIIDVFPAEQQNQVRVQLAGVLEGVIAQRLVPAADGRGRLVVAELLVGTAAVRNLIREGKTAQLVAVMETSRQYGMVTLRESAGQLLSRGLVTREALLRVGVR, encoded by the coding sequence GTGGACGCACCCGAGCTGGCCCTGTGGCTCCGCACCGCCGCCGAGTACGGCGCCTCGGACCTTCACCTGACGGTGGAATCGCCCCCCGTCGTGCGGGTCAACGGGGAGCTGACGGACCTGCAGGGGCCGCGGCTGCGCCCGGAGGAGATCGAGGCGCTGGTTCGTCCCATCCTGGATGAGGGGCTGCGGCAGCGGCTGGAGCGGGACGGCCAGGTCGACTTCGCCTACAGCCTGCCCGGCGTGGGCCGGTTTCGGGCCAACGTCTACCGGCAGCGGGGGAGCCTGGCCGCGGCCTTCCGCTTAATCCCCATGACCGTCCCCGATCTGGACGAACTCGGCCTTCCGCCGGCCGTGGCCGGCCTCTGCGAGCTGTCCCAGGGGCTGGTGCTGGTCACCGGGCCCACGGGCAGCGGGAAGTCGACCACCCTGGCGGCCATGGTCGACCGGATCAACCGCACCCGCCGGGTCCACATCGTGACGCTGGAAGACCCCATCGAGTACCTGCACCGCCACCGCCTGAGCCTGGTCAACCAGCGGGAGGTGGGGCTCGACGTGCCCACCTTCGCCACCGGGCTGCGGGCGGCGCTGCGGGAAGACCCCGACGTCATCATGGTCGGGGAGATGCGGGACCTGGAGACCATCGCCACCGCCCTGACGGCCGCGGAGACGGGGCACCTGGTGCTGGCCACGCTGCACACCCCCAACGCCCCCCAGGCCGTCGACCGGATCATCGACGTCTTCCCCGCGGAGCAGCAGAACCAGGTGCGGGTCCAGCTGGCCGGGGTGCTGGAAGGGGTGATCGCCCAGCGGCTGGTCCCGGCCGCCGACGGGCGGGGCCGGTTGGTCGTGGCGGAGTTGCTGGTGGGGACCGCGGCGGTGCGGAACCTGATCCGGGAGGGCAAGACGGCCCAGCTGGTGGCGGTGATGGAGACCTCCCGCCAGTACGGCATGGTCACCCTGCGGGAGAGTGCGGGCCAGTTGCTCTCCCGGGGGCTGGTGACCCGGGAGGCGCTGCTGCGGGTGGGGGTGCGGTAG
- a CDS encoding ATPase, T2SS/T4P/T4SS family — protein MARWLFRGQLGDYLVERGWITPDQLQAALEEQRRTGRRLGQILLRHGWITRAQLQEALAAQLAVRVWDLRRNPPDPAVARRVPDWVARRYQVLPVDDDGRRLVVAMADPTDLEALDQVRLVTGRDVEPVLADEDEIKAAVGRIFGLLEVAERALRATRGDVGERPPRGEPAWDEPASPAGCEGEGPGGAAGEAGGEGFRGVGARGEIVAAPSGTASGEANRYRDKPGADPAAWASGGVAREPSGMDSDGGAPHDARGAATGHGLGTAPATGVPGRVGSAGSSGVAGSGAAMRWAGFPGSAGASPRDRRGDGDRTGGPGQGPVRPEQVVATEAQAPVVEFVQNLLEQAVRQKASDVHLEPGDGTFTIRFRIDGTLHVAMRPPAALHAAVTTRIKVLAGMDIAERRLPQDGRFRIVVEGREFDCRCSTMPTVHGEKVVIRLLDRAMGGARLDALGLPDGMVEQLRELVRRPYGLLLVTGPTGSGKSTTLAALLREIDRTRLNVLTIEDPVEYEIPGASQSQVNPRAGLTFEVALRHFLRQDPDVIMVGEIRDRETADTAVRAALTGHLILSTLHTNDAPSSVTRLVDMGIEPFLLGSSLLAVLAQRLVRVLCPHCRQPYEPGEGVRAVFAGAGVALPESGLLYRPGGCPECRGGYAGRQAVAELMVMNPELRELVTRGATAAELGRRAAAAGMRTLRQAGLELVLAGVTSVEEVLRVTETPGWEKAVSSAAQAGAVSQVAAASWDAGMSPAGAASQAAQSSRAVPGRLPGE, from the coding sequence ATGGCCCGATGGCTGTTCCGCGGCCAGCTGGGCGACTACCTGGTGGAGCGGGGTTGGATCACCCCGGACCAGCTGCAGGCCGCCCTCGAGGAGCAGCGCCGGACGGGCCGGCGGCTGGGGCAGATCCTGCTCCGCCACGGCTGGATCACCCGGGCCCAGCTCCAGGAAGCGCTGGCCGCCCAGCTGGCGGTGCGGGTGTGGGATCTTCGCCGCAACCCGCCGGACCCGGCGGTGGCCCGCCGCGTGCCGGACTGGGTCGCCCGGCGGTATCAGGTTCTTCCGGTCGACGACGACGGCCGCCGCCTGGTGGTGGCCATGGCCGATCCCACGGACCTGGAGGCCCTGGACCAGGTCCGCCTGGTGACGGGGCGCGACGTGGAGCCGGTCCTGGCCGACGAGGACGAGATCAAGGCGGCGGTGGGGCGGATCTTCGGCCTGCTGGAGGTGGCGGAACGGGCCCTGAGGGCGACGCGGGGTGACGTGGGTGAGCGGCCACCCCGGGGCGAACCGGCCTGGGACGAACCGGCTTCCCCAGCAGGCTGCGAAGGCGAGGGACCCGGGGGTGCCGCCGGCGAGGCTGGCGGCGAGGGGTTCCGTGGCGTGGGGGCCCGAGGCGAGATCGTCGCAGCTCCGTCCGGCACGGCATCCGGTGAGGCGAACCGGTACCGGGACAAACCGGGCGCCGACCCGGCGGCCTGGGCAAGCGGCGGGGTGGCCAGGGAACCAAGCGGGATGGACTCGGATGGTGGGGCGCCGCACGATGCCCGCGGCGCCGCCACCGGACACGGCCTGGGTACGGCCCCGGCGACAGGCGTGCCCGGTCGCGTTGGGTCGGCCGGATCTTCCGGAGTGGCGGGTAGTGGCGCTGCCATGCGCTGGGCTGGCTTTCCGGGTTCTGCGGGAGCCAGCCCACGGGACCGCCGGGGCGATGGGGACCGGACCGGCGGGCCGGGCCAGGGGCCGGTTCGTCCCGAGCAAGTGGTGGCCACGGAAGCCCAGGCGCCCGTGGTCGAGTTCGTGCAGAACCTGCTGGAGCAGGCGGTGCGGCAGAAGGCGTCGGACGTCCACCTCGAGCCGGGCGACGGCACCTTCACCATCCGTTTCCGCATCGACGGCACGTTGCACGTGGCGATGCGCCCGCCGGCAGCGCTGCACGCCGCGGTGACCACGCGGATCAAGGTCCTGGCGGGCATGGACATCGCCGAGCGGCGTCTGCCGCAGGACGGCCGGTTCCGCATCGTGGTCGAGGGGCGCGAGTTCGACTGCCGGTGCTCCACGATGCCAACCGTCCACGGGGAGAAGGTGGTGATCCGCCTGCTGGACCGGGCCATGGGCGGGGCACGCCTGGACGCCCTGGGGCTACCCGATGGGATGGTCGAGCAGCTGCGGGAGCTGGTGCGCCGGCCCTACGGGCTCCTGCTGGTGACAGGACCGACGGGGAGCGGCAAGTCGACCACCCTGGCGGCGCTCTTGCGGGAGATCGACCGCACCCGGCTCAACGTCCTGACCATCGAGGATCCCGTTGAGTACGAGATTCCTGGGGCCAGCCAGAGCCAGGTGAACCCCCGCGCGGGCCTGACCTTCGAGGTGGCCCTGCGCCACTTCCTCCGCCAGGACCCCGACGTGATCATGGTGGGAGAGATCCGCGACCGGGAGACGGCCGACACGGCCGTGCGGGCGGCCCTGACGGGGCACCTGATCCTGAGCACCCTGCACACCAACGACGCCCCGTCCAGCGTGACCCGCCTGGTGGACATGGGCATCGAACCCTTCCTGTTGGGGTCGTCCCTGCTGGCGGTGCTGGCCCAGCGGCTGGTGCGGGTGCTGTGCCCCCACTGCCGGCAGCCCTATGAGCCCGGAGAGGGGGTGCGGGCGGTGTTCGCAGGGGCGGGGGTGGCGTTACCCGAGAGCGGCCTCCTCTACCGGCCCGGCGGCTGTCCGGAGTGCCGGGGTGGGTACGCCGGCCGCCAGGCCGTGGCCGAGCTCATGGTGATGAACCCGGAGCTGCGGGAACTGGTGACGCGCGGGGCGACGGCGGCGGAACTGGGCCGGCGGGCGGCGGCGGCCGGCATGCGCACGCTGCGTCAGGCAGGGCTGGAGCTGGTCCTGGCCGGTGTGACGTCGGTGGAGGAAGTCCTACGGGTCACGGAGACGCCGGGGTGGGAGAAGGCCGTATCCTCGGCAGCGCAAGCCGGTGCGGTGTCCCAAGTCGCCGCGGCGTCCTGGGACGCTGGGATGTCGCCGGCGGGAGCGGCGTCCCAGGCCGCGCAGTCGTCCCGGGCCGTCCCGGGGCGGTTGCCCGGCGAGTGA
- a CDS encoding type IV pilin protein, whose amino-acid sequence MKGMSRPGAGRDAGSRQECRTRRQRGFTLIELGVVLAVLAILVAIAVPTYLRMVARAREAEAQQAWSMVRAELWSYFLQNGEFPQPSGTWPSGIDQPTPPNWDFTARGGGTQITVVAQPTDLNSGGETLCWTLDQDGQVSTNRGDACNPPS is encoded by the coding sequence ATGAAGGGGATGAGCCGGCCGGGTGCAGGCCGGGATGCCGGTAGCCGGCAGGAGTGCCGGACTCGGCGACAGCGGGGCTTCACGTTGATCGAGCTGGGTGTGGTGTTGGCGGTTCTGGCCATCCTCGTGGCCATAGCGGTGCCCACGTACCTGCGGATGGTCGCTCGAGCCCGGGAAGCCGAGGCTCAACAGGCGTGGAGCATGGTCAGGGCGGAGTTATGGAGTTACTTCCTACAAAACGGCGAGTTCCCTCAGCCATCCGGGACGTGGCCGAGCGGCATCGACCAGCCCACACCGCCCAACTGGGACTTTACGGCCCGAGGGGGCGGAACGCAGATCACCGTTGTCGCACAGCCTACAGATCTGAATAGCGGTGGCGAGACGCTCTGTTGGACGCTGGATCAGGACGGGCAAGTGTCGACGAATCGCGGTGACGCCTGTAATCCCCCTTCATGA
- a CDS encoding type II secretion system F family protein — protein MGFYYVARHGASGRKVQGRIEADSVSQVLGLLHASGYIPLVIRRESRWRDADVRDLLGLNRTGLATRDRAVFFRQLATMIRAGLPLSACMESLVEQGRGRLRQVAAGILRDVQSGRLLHEAMAHARGAFDDVHVAMVRAAELSGRLDEVLARLAADEDRRLKVEGKVRSALAYPAFVLLVAAAVVAVMVTFIVPTFVGIFQQFNVPLPWPTRFWVTVMNRPAAAYLAVLVLGALVAAAWLWARSPAGRARVDGWILRAPVVGPVARALVVARVTRGLASMVRSGFPLLEALDAAGRLAGNQVFRVALEETRKGVERGASLSAALRVSGIFPALVVDLVAIGERSGALDELLDRAAALAEEETDNRLAALTSLLEPVLVVLMGGVVGFIALSVFLPMFTLMSSVTQVGW, from the coding sequence ATGGGCTTTTACTACGTGGCGCGCCATGGCGCCAGCGGCCGCAAGGTTCAGGGCCGCATCGAGGCCGACTCGGTGTCCCAGGTGCTTGGCCTGCTCCACGCCTCGGGATACATCCCGCTGGTCATCCGCCGCGAGAGCCGCTGGCGGGATGCCGACGTGCGGGATCTGCTGGGGCTGAACCGCACGGGCCTGGCCACCCGCGACCGGGCCGTGTTCTTCCGCCAGCTGGCGACCATGATCCGGGCCGGTCTTCCTCTGAGCGCGTGCATGGAGTCGCTGGTCGAACAGGGCCGGGGACGGCTGCGGCAGGTGGCGGCCGGGATCCTGCGGGACGTTCAGTCCGGGCGGTTGCTCCACGAGGCCATGGCCCATGCCCGCGGGGCCTTCGACGACGTCCACGTTGCCATGGTGCGGGCGGCGGAGCTGTCCGGGCGCCTGGACGAGGTCCTGGCCCGGCTGGCGGCCGACGAGGATCGTCGCCTGAAGGTCGAGGGCAAGGTCCGCTCGGCCCTGGCCTACCCGGCGTTCGTGCTGCTGGTGGCCGCGGCGGTGGTGGCCGTGATGGTGACGTTCATCGTTCCTACCTTCGTGGGCATCTTCCAGCAGTTCAACGTGCCCTTGCCGTGGCCCACCCGCTTTTGGGTCACGGTGATGAACCGGCCCGCCGCGGCATATCTCGCCGTACTGGTTCTGGGGGCCCTGGTCGCCGCGGCCTGGCTGTGGGCCCGCAGTCCCGCCGGCCGGGCGCGGGTCGACGGCTGGATCCTGCGGGCGCCCGTGGTCGGGCCGGTGGCCAGGGCGCTGGTGGTGGCCCGCGTGACCCGCGGGTTGGCCTCCATGGTACGCAGCGGCTTTCCGCTGCTCGAGGCACTTGACGCGGCGGGCCGGCTGGCCGGGAACCAGGTTTTTCGCGTCGCCCTGGAGGAAACGCGAAAGGGGGTGGAACGGGGTGCCAGCCTGTCGGCCGCCCTCCGGGTGTCCGGAATCTTCCCGGCCCTGGTGGTCGACCTGGTGGCCATCGGCGAGCGGAGCGGCGCTTTGGACGAGTTGCTGGACCGGGCCGCCGCGCTGGCCGAGGAGGAGACCGACAACCGACTGGCCGCCCTTACGTCGCTGCTGGAACCGGTGCTGGTGGTCCTCATGGGGGGCGTGGTGGGGTTCATTGCCCTGTCCGTCTTCCTGCCAATGTTCACGCTTATGTCGAGCGTTACGCAAGTGGGCTGGTAA
- a CDS encoding prepilin peptidase — protein sequence MGPAVTVLAGVVGLAVGSFLNTFIDRWPREEPVTFPPSRCEHCGRRLRPLEMVPVASWIVLRGRCRTCGGAIGWQAPLVESVTGLLFAAVAAAAGTPAQLLLGLGFVAVLVAVTGVDLRCQLIPNVALLAGLGWAALVVLALVVPGPWAGWLAAPVAPASLEGPGPGAFAVPSADEPAPASAATPSAPFIRPPAVAPGWAPWARALGAAAVGGLIFQILRWGSRGGLGFGDVKLAAWLGFYLGPRALPVALFTAAILGGLVAGVLLLTGCRGRRDVIPFGPFLAAGGLVGWFFGEGLWQAYLGLGTG from the coding sequence GTGGGGCCGGCCGTCACGGTCCTGGCCGGGGTCGTCGGCCTGGCGGTGGGCAGCTTCCTCAACACCTTCATCGACCGGTGGCCGCGGGAAGAACCGGTCACCTTTCCGCCTTCCCGCTGCGAGCACTGCGGCCGGCGCCTCCGCCCCCTGGAGATGGTGCCGGTGGCCAGCTGGATCGTGCTGCGGGGCCGGTGCCGGACCTGCGGCGGCGCCATCGGCTGGCAGGCGCCCCTGGTGGAGTCGGTCACGGGATTGCTCTTCGCTGCCGTCGCCGCAGCGGCCGGGACCCCGGCGCAACTGTTGCTGGGCCTTGGGTTTGTCGCGGTGCTGGTCGCCGTCACCGGGGTCGACTTGCGCTGCCAGCTGATCCCCAACGTGGCCTTGCTGGCGGGGCTGGGCTGGGCGGCCCTGGTGGTCCTGGCCCTGGTGGTGCCCGGGCCGTGGGCGGGGTGGCTGGCCGCGCCGGTGGCGCCGGCCTCCCTTGAGGGGCCTGGTCCTGGAGCCTTTGCCGTCCCGAGTGCGGACGAACCGGCTCCTGCCTCCGCGGCCACGCCCTCGGCGCCTTTCATCCGCCCGCCGGCCGTGGCACCGGGATGGGCGCCCTGGGCCCGCGCCCTCGGAGCGGCGGCCGTCGGCGGACTCATCTTCCAAATTTTGCGGTGGGGTTCCCGCGGCGGCCTGGGCTTCGGCGACGTCAAGCTGGCCGCCTGGCTCGGGTTCTACCTGGGGCCGCGGGCCCTGCCGGTGGCCCTGTTCACCGCGGCGATCCTGGGCGGACTGGTGGCGGGCGTTCTCCTGCTCACCGGGTGCCGGGGCCGCCGGGACGTGATCCCTTTCGGCCCCTTCCTGGCGGCCGGGGGGCTGGTGGGCTGGTTCTTTGGGGAGGGGCTGTGGCAGGCGTACCTGGGGCTTGGGACCGGGTAG
- a CDS encoding S-layer homology domain-containing protein, translated as MSVISILVVALNVAIPMAFAEEVAPPTNLLVRVVDADGQGRPEVPVRLGEGWVNPGTTAQAVQEATTNDEGLVVFENIAGDAYWVAATDTNLGLTAGKNVWLDLDEGNEVVLVLDSAKKAGIEGEIDGSATLTVSDGSYWWSTNDISSYSIELQTLAENRVYEYRVEYGTTIYTRIIGLHDQDIVAMPTVYAKEGVAGCSDINATVAIPSGFKSSGVVVELWPVNTSSASPCHNLAASGDDGILDAGTWSGSVDPSSHRVVLNGLAPGMYAAIVRTQDSESPWWSDVLTDGVNLAEGQNEVSLEVPQPATVKGVAMIAGQPAVERQIYVLERFDRFGIGVSYAQTDDNGAFEMTVPQGNLEICIQAAGCQSLTVTGDQAGQVVDLGEVDLTGEEGRQPLPPGDRSLTVDVKDGLGKPVGGAGVLVEYWLPDEERWIVAEEATTGDHGRAIFNDLPQGRYWISVDQDGDWANGLGFEQELWIDEDEQVEVVVDENIPEGKDGVQGEIGLGFAEYSGSILFTPLDESADGLIRRWWFAVDYATEPALYSVLLPEGRYDVEFLYYRDDQGWIQSIGGQLDVDGTVTLPELYPWDDQCLTTSGQVTGAQPWSDPPVSNVWMADWVRMEFVRGLEGDGGQETPCDWIVDTLDEPYWQAPVWYPGDVGEWRLNGLPRGRYMVFTDPYKLLDDGDYISYTYFDYLDLMDPVEGFDLELREPARVTGRVVQEDGAPVQGAGVEIWPDIDEPWVRTQTTYTDEEGQFTLYTMPGSFYLQLEDETPLGEVFSVGWGDDVDLGNLTRAVTDTEPEPEPEPSPTPQPGPGPQPSPAPAPAPAPAPGTGSDEVTLLEPDRVAEVIDTPGTEVSFEIPADQPVVIPSNVVELLASSGKEAVRFDYGAVEVNLPVANLDRGQLAELNPYLAAIAGNANAQIRFTVKETEPARLPAGFAAAGGLYEIKLEVAVPDSEPVAVSKLPEPVTITVPITWTGDPVVVGLWYQKDDGSLVPVPSWPSGEQGLTAALRHFSRYVVAARQSSFTDVKGHWARRNIEAAYAHGIINGFDASTFGPDRAVNRIQFVAMLTRALGLEPDAQAAQRFKDLSPAWEGVAGAAYKAGIVRGVSASQFEPNRQMSRLELAVMIGRALKTHGFSLSEAEVAEILSRFKDGSAVPMWAREAVATAVKAGVVRGVRRDELVLDRTATRAETASIVVRFLEAWLREDQQ; from the coding sequence ATGTCGGTCATCTCCATCCTCGTCGTGGCACTCAATGTGGCCATTCCCATGGCCTTCGCCGAGGAGGTGGCCCCGCCGACCAACCTCCTCGTTCGCGTCGTCGATGCGGACGGGCAAGGGCGACCCGAGGTTCCTGTACGCCTTGGTGAGGGCTGGGTGAATCCAGGAACAACAGCCCAGGCTGTGCAAGAGGCCACTACAAATGACGAAGGGCTGGTCGTCTTTGAGAATATCGCAGGCGACGCGTATTGGGTTGCGGCCACGGATACAAATCTCGGTTTGACAGCTGGGAAAAACGTCTGGTTGGATTTAGATGAAGGCAACGAGGTTGTATTGGTCCTCGATAGCGCCAAGAAGGCTGGTATTGAAGGCGAAATTGACGGTAGCGCGACTTTAACCGTTTCGGATGGATCCTATTGGTGGAGCACAAATGATATCAGTAGTTATTCCATTGAGTTACAAACATTGGCGGAGAATCGTGTTTACGAATATAGGGTCGAATATGGGACAACGATATACACAAGGATTATTGGTCTTCACGACCAGGACATTGTCGCTATGCCGACCGTGTACGCAAAAGAAGGAGTGGCGGGATGTAGCGACATTAACGCCACCGTGGCAATTCCCAGTGGCTTCAAAAGCTCCGGTGTTGTGGTCGAGTTATGGCCCGTCAATACCTCATCCGCATCGCCATGCCATAACCTTGCAGCATCGGGAGACGACGGGATCTTAGATGCTGGAACATGGTCCGGTTCGGTCGACCCATCCAGTCATCGTGTCGTGCTCAACGGCCTGGCTCCGGGCATGTACGCCGCGATAGTTCGAACCCAGGACTCTGAGAGCCCTTGGTGGAGCGACGTCCTGACGGATGGAGTGAATCTGGCGGAAGGGCAGAACGAGGTGAGCCTTGAGGTTCCCCAGCCGGCCACCGTCAAGGGTGTCGCGATGATCGCCGGTCAACCGGCTGTGGAGCGACAGATATATGTCCTGGAAAGGTTCGATCGCTTTGGGATCGGGGTTTCTTATGCACAGACTGACGATAACGGCGCCTTTGAGATGACTGTGCCGCAAGGAAACCTCGAAATTTGCATTCAGGCCGCAGGGTGCCAGTCGCTCACGGTCACAGGGGATCAGGCCGGCCAAGTCGTAGACTTGGGAGAGGTCGATCTCACTGGCGAAGAAGGACGGCAGCCTCTGCCGCCTGGGGATCGCAGCCTGACCGTTGATGTAAAGGACGGTCTCGGGAAGCCGGTCGGCGGCGCCGGGGTCTTGGTGGAATATTGGCTCCCTGACGAAGAGCGGTGGATCGTGGCGGAGGAGGCGACGACTGGTGACCATGGGCGCGCCATTTTCAACGATCTGCCGCAAGGACGTTACTGGATAAGCGTGGATCAAGACGGAGACTGGGCCAATGGCCTTGGGTTCGAACAAGAACTCTGGATCGATGAAGACGAACAAGTGGAAGTTGTAGTGGATGAGAACATTCCTGAAGGCAAAGACGGTGTGCAGGGTGAGATTGGCCTTGGTTTCGCGGAATATTCCGGCAGTATCCTCTTTACCCCTCTTGATGAAAGTGCTGATGGCTTGATTCGTCGATGGTGGTTCGCAGTGGACTACGCCACAGAACCCGCCCTCTATTCTGTCCTCCTTCCGGAAGGAAGGTACGACGTTGAGTTCTTATACTACCGGGATGATCAAGGATGGATACAATCGATTGGCGGCCAGCTGGATGTGGACGGAACCGTTACCTTGCCGGAGCTATACCCATGGGATGACCAATGTCTAACGACTAGCGGTCAGGTGACCGGGGCACAACCCTGGTCGGATCCCCCTGTATCTAACGTGTGGATGGCTGACTGGGTCCGCATGGAGTTCGTGCGGGGCTTGGAGGGCGACGGCGGTCAGGAAACGCCGTGTGATTGGATCGTAGATACCTTGGATGAGCCGTATTGGCAAGCGCCGGTATGGTACCCAGGAGACGTGGGTGAATGGCGACTCAATGGGCTTCCGCGTGGCCGCTACATGGTGTTCACCGATCCCTACAAGCTGCTGGATGATGGGGACTACATCTCCTACACCTACTTTGATTACCTTGACCTGATGGATCCTGTTGAGGGCTTCGATCTGGAGCTAAGGGAGCCGGCCCGGGTCACAGGGCGTGTCGTGCAAGAGGATGGGGCGCCGGTGCAAGGCGCTGGAGTCGAAATATGGCCCGACATTGATGAACCATGGGTGCGGACCCAGACGACATATACGGATGAGGAAGGGCAGTTCACCCTCTACACCATGCCGGGCTCCTTCTACCTCCAGTTGGAGGATGAAACGCCCCTCGGTGAGGTATTCTCCGTTGGCTGGGGCGACGACGTGGACTTGGGCAACCTCACGCGGGCGGTGACCGACACCGAGCCTGAACCGGAACCTGAACCGAGTCCTACGCCCCAACCGGGACCTGGTCCCCAACCGTCGCCGGCCCCGGCCCCGGCCCCGGCACCGGCGCCCGGAACGGGTTCGGACGAGGTTACGCTGCTCGAGCCGGATCGTGTCGCCGAGGTGATTGACACCCCGGGGACCGAAGTTTCCTTCGAGATCCCGGCGGACCAGCCGGTGGTGATCCCCTCGAACGTAGTCGAATTGTTGGCTTCTTCCGGCAAGGAGGCCGTCCGGTTCGACTACGGTGCGGTTGAGGTCAACCTGCCTGTGGCCAATCTGGACCGCGGCCAGCTGGCCGAGCTGAATCCGTACCTCGCCGCTATAGCCGGCAATGCCAATGCCCAGATCCGGTTTACGGTGAAGGAGACCGAACCGGCCCGTCTGCCTGCGGGATTTGCCGCAGCCGGCGGTCTGTACGAGATTAAACTTGAAGTGGCGGTACCCGACAGTGAACCGGTAGCGGTCAGCAAGCTGCCCGAACCGGTGACGATCACCGTTCCGATTACCTGGACGGGCGACCCCGTCGTCGTTGGGCTCTGGTATCAGAAGGACGATGGTTCGCTGGTTCCGGTGCCCTCGTGGCCGTCGGGTGAACAGGGCTTGACCGCTGCGCTCAGGCATTTCAGCCGCTACGTGGTTGCGGCTCGACAGTCGTCCTTTACCGACGTCAAGGGGCACTGGGCCCGTCGGAACATCGAAGCAGCGTATGCCCATGGCATCATCAACGGGTTTGACGCGTCCACCTTCGGGCCCGACCGAGCCGTGAACCGGATCCAATTCGTCGCCATGTTGACAAGGGCTCTGGGTCTTGAGCCAGACGCCCAGGCTGCGCAGCGGTTCAAGGACCTCAGCCCTGCTTGGGAAGGGGTCGCGGGCGCGGCGTACAAGGCGGGCATCGTGCGTGGCGTCTCCGCGTCCCAGTTCGAACCGAATCGCCAGATGAGCCGCCTCGAGCTCGCGGTGATGATCGGGCGAGCCCTGAAGACCCACGGATTCAGCTTGAGTGAGGCGGAAGTTGCCGAGATCCTGTCGCGGTTCAAGGACGGCTCTGCGGTGCCGATGTGGGCCCGCGAGGCAGTGGCCACGGCCGTAAAGGCGGGGGTCGTTCGGGGCGTGCGGCGTGACGAGCTGGTGCTGGATCGCACCGCGACCCGCGCCGAAACAGCCTCCATCGTCGTCCGCTTCCTCGAGGCGTGGCTTCGTGAAGATCAACAATGA